The DNA segment GCTGTGTATATGGTTTTATAGTAATCGGCACAGAATATATTTTCGAAGCACGATATTTGATTCCAATTATGGGTATGATAATCGGAAATACTTTGAATGCGGCAATAATCGGCATCAGGACATATTTCAATCAAATCAATTCCGAATATGAAAAGCTAAAATATGATTTGCTTTGCGGTGCATCACTCCACGAAGCCCTGATGAAATTCAACACCCGAGCCTATCGCGAGGCATTCAATCCCGTAATTGCTTCGACGGCGGTGATTGGTTTGATTTGGTTGCCGGGCATGATGACAGGGCAAATTTTAAGCGGAAGCAACCCTATGACAGCAATTAAGTACCAAGTTATAATAATTATTACTATCTTTGCAGGGTCGGTAATCACGATATTTACAACTTTAGCTTTATCGAAAAAGTTTGCTTTTGATGAGTATGACAACCTGAAAACTGAAATTTTTAACAAAAAGTAAAGGTATCAATATGAATTGCATTGTTCGCAAAATGGAATTGCCCGAAATCGAAATAGCCATGCACCTTGCATATAAGGAAGGCTGGAATCCCGGATTGAACGACGGAATTGCTTTTTATAATACCGACCCGCATGGGTTTTTATTGGCGGAATACAAAGGCAGAGTAGTCGGGACAATTTCATCAGTCAATTATGGCGACGGATTCGGCTTTATCGGCTTTTA comes from the Candidatus Kapaibacterium sp. genome and includes:
- a CDS encoding ABC transporter permease is translated as MNGYDISWTSLFVGSLILLVPIYVFYYFKTGLVKDTLIAFGRMIVQLMLVGLYLELIFEIDSPLINLTWVLVMIVAASLSVSKRSDLKLKFIFVPILAAIATNVVINGCVYGFIVIGTEYIFEARYLIPIMGMIIGNTLNAAIIGIRTYFNQINSEYEKLKYDLLCGASLHEALMKFNTRAYREAFNPVIASTAVIGLIWLPGMMTGQILSGSNPMTAIKYQVIIIITIFAGSVITIFTTLALSKKFAFDEYDNLKTEIFNKK